One segment of Sulfobacillus thermosulfidooxidans DSM 9293 DNA contains the following:
- the holA gene encoding DNA polymerase III subunit delta, which translates to MDIVEALAIVEHGSLAPCYLLHGDHSYWARRWIEGVRKRFLDAGYQDGFLIKDHVSSWAELDMELRTTGFFSQRRMVVVKDATWAKKDESLSAYLMHPDPEALLIVWDKKASPALIKAFGPTRTIELKPLSPNVFRRFVHQEIKKRRLMLTSEAVELLSELVLHDEQQVLYELDKMALYDPTRKWDDESVRQFVPPLPHDTQLWRLTEPLAQRQTAKTVAQTEDLLREGKAPLLIFIVAVRHLIKLHRALKARQQGISVQEFARQEGMKEFPAKKVWQYSQYWSLNELHDLLRRAAFVDRALKTGFGDPESWVLSYLALTGKDSGK; encoded by the coding sequence GTGGATATTGTGGAAGCGTTGGCGATTGTGGAACATGGAAGTCTTGCGCCCTGTTATCTCTTGCATGGGGATCATAGTTACTGGGCGCGGCGCTGGATTGAAGGCGTTCGTAAACGCTTTTTGGATGCGGGATATCAAGATGGATTCCTCATCAAAGATCACGTGAGTAGCTGGGCAGAACTCGACATGGAATTGCGCACGACAGGATTTTTTAGCCAGCGCCGCATGGTGGTGGTAAAGGACGCGACGTGGGCCAAAAAAGACGAGAGTTTAAGTGCCTATCTCATGCATCCAGACCCCGAAGCCTTATTGATTGTGTGGGACAAGAAAGCAAGCCCCGCCTTAATCAAAGCGTTTGGCCCCACCAGGACCATCGAGCTCAAGCCGCTTTCTCCGAACGTTTTTCGGCGTTTCGTGCATCAAGAAATCAAAAAACGGCGGTTGATGTTGACATCCGAAGCGGTGGAGTTGCTGTCGGAACTGGTCTTACATGATGAGCAACAAGTGTTATATGAACTGGATAAAATGGCGCTCTATGATCCGACCCGCAAATGGGACGATGAGAGTGTGCGCCAATTTGTTCCGCCGTTGCCCCATGATACGCAACTATGGCGGCTTACCGAACCCTTAGCCCAGCGTCAAACGGCCAAGACGGTGGCGCAGACAGAGGATTTATTGCGAGAAGGGAAAGCCCCTTTATTGATTTTTATTGTCGCGGTTCGGCACTTAATCAAATTGCACCGGGCCTTAAAAGCCAGGCAACAAGGCATTTCCGTGCAGGAATTTGCGCGACAGGAAGGAATGAAAGAATTTCCGGCTAAGAAAGTTTGGCAATACTCGCAGTACTGGTCATTAAACGAATTACATGATTTATTACGTCGCGCAGCCTTTGTGGACCGGGCGCTTAAAACGGGATTTGGGGATCCTGAATCGTGGGTCCTCAGCTATCTGGCATTAACCGGAAAGGATTCGGGAAAATAA
- a CDS encoding spore germination protein → MWPFSRLKRRIHHTPAPKAPVIEDHLDDKRPLKTPPGSEKLMDNLVTTQQTLEDITGVDLGLLQDLITETKTFAKELETLEKTVKQQGSATQSLDTYNGSVEDAYNILQNTVGQSPDVIIRRFFLGRKHRVPALLVFNDGLADNQMVDQDTIFLMQRYQNAEELWKDGPKIHQYVHDSIVSVGHVTVENRWTKLLPDMMGGNTLVFIQGASQVLVLDTVKYPARAIETPDTERAVKGPQESFNEVVLTQMNLIRRRIKSPALHFDPLSIGSYTKTVVIIAHIEGITNPELVMSVKRRLRGVKLDGLQYSNALVPYLTTHPLSLFPQVRSTERVDIIVRDLLLGKVVILVDNTPYPLTVPSTFMDFYQTTDDYTGNFWEASLERLVRLFGLFVGLLLPPFYVAFVSVNPDLLPLKLVITIAGSRESVPFPPVLEVLIMWIIVEVLREAAIRLPKELSTTLGTVGAIVVGTAIVKAGIVDSIMIVIITLTALGLFTSPVYEMATPWRILFWVLVFAAYFLGLYGMVLAIMMILAHLTSLENFGVAYLSPFGPMRLRDLQDSWLRLPLSLLKKRPSYLRPVKTRKMGSNIPKPMKNPQLYSTQQDRVDDDV, encoded by the coding sequence ATGTGGCCATTTTCTCGGCTTAAACGCCGCATTCATCACACCCCGGCCCCCAAGGCACCGGTTATTGAGGATCATCTGGATGACAAAAGGCCTTTAAAGACCCCGCCTGGCAGTGAGAAACTTATGGACAACCTGGTGACAACCCAGCAAACATTAGAAGACATTACCGGAGTCGACTTGGGACTTCTGCAAGATCTTATCACCGAAACCAAAACCTTCGCCAAAGAACTGGAAACCTTAGAAAAAACGGTCAAACAACAAGGGTCTGCCACGCAATCATTAGATACCTATAATGGCAGTGTTGAAGATGCCTATAACATTTTGCAAAATACGGTGGGACAATCGCCCGATGTCATTATCCGTCGATTCTTTCTCGGTCGAAAGCACCGTGTTCCCGCACTTTTGGTGTTTAATGATGGCTTAGCGGATAACCAGATGGTCGATCAAGATACCATTTTTCTTATGCAGCGTTACCAAAATGCTGAAGAACTCTGGAAGGACGGTCCCAAAATCCATCAATACGTCCATGATTCCATCGTTTCCGTAGGCCACGTGACCGTCGAAAATCGTTGGACCAAGTTGTTGCCGGACATGATGGGCGGTAATACGCTTGTCTTTATCCAAGGCGCTTCCCAAGTCTTAGTGCTCGATACCGTCAAATATCCAGCCCGGGCCATCGAAACCCCAGATACGGAACGGGCCGTTAAAGGACCTCAAGAATCCTTTAATGAAGTGGTGCTGACCCAAATGAATTTGATTCGGCGCCGCATTAAAAGTCCCGCGCTACATTTTGATCCCTTAAGCATCGGATCCTATACCAAAACGGTGGTCATTATTGCCCATATTGAAGGCATCACTAATCCCGAACTGGTCATGTCCGTCAAACGCCGTTTACGTGGGGTAAAACTGGATGGGTTGCAGTATTCGAACGCGTTGGTCCCCTATCTGACCACCCATCCCCTGTCCTTGTTTCCCCAAGTTAGGTCTACTGAACGCGTGGATATCATTGTCCGCGATCTCCTTTTAGGGAAAGTGGTTATTTTAGTCGACAATACCCCTTATCCATTGACAGTTCCCTCCACGTTCATGGACTTTTATCAAACGACGGATGATTATACCGGGAATTTTTGGGAAGCCTCCTTGGAGCGCCTGGTTCGTCTCTTTGGTCTATTCGTGGGGCTTTTACTTCCGCCGTTTTATGTGGCCTTTGTATCGGTAAATCCCGATTTGCTGCCATTGAAGCTTGTTATCACGATTGCCGGTTCAAGGGAATCAGTCCCATTTCCGCCCGTGCTAGAAGTGTTAATTATGTGGATTATTGTAGAAGTCTTGCGGGAAGCGGCCATCCGCTTACCCAAAGAACTTTCAACCACGCTCGGTACCGTCGGCGCTATTGTCGTGGGAACCGCTATTGTCAAAGCCGGTATTGTCGATAGCATCATGATTGTCATCATAACCTTAACGGCACTGGGATTATTCACCTCTCCTGTCTATGAGATGGCCACCCCATGGCGAATTTTGTTCTGGGTCCTAGTGTTTGCCGCATATTTCTTAGGACTCTATGGCATGGTCCTGGCTATTATGATGATCTTGGCCCATTTGACCAGTTTGGAAAATTTTGGTGTGGCCTATTTATCCCCGTTCGGTCCCATGCGTCTTAGAGACCTGCAAGATTCTTGGCTTCGCTTACCCTTATCGCTTCTCAAGAAGCGGCCAAGCTACCTGCGCCCGGTAAAGACACGCAAAATGGGATCCAATATTCCCAAACCGATGAAAAATCCGCAACTTTACAGTACACAACAGGATCGGGTTGATGATGACGTTTAG
- a CDS encoding Ger(x)C family spore germination protein, with protein MMTFRKVPGSWKKVLLLLLLGISLTGCWDNRPVDSRALVFTLGLEPSSNPEEFRMLFQFPTPPAMAKYSKGSGGSSQTPPVADVVGQGKSVAQCFNAAQSQVSRDLYLGQIQLIAISTHLSAPLLTRALESLERIGTLDKTPFLFVTSQPLEKVASVDTDQEDFPTLYYTTLFSCQRCQTDALGVRLWQFAANAATPGIDPSLPQVTVDAKTKQIDVDRIALYQHLRYVGTLDANQTMTFGLLKGEAHKVSLFLPRQQATLRAIHGPSHLTVKERNGIVYASFYLKLYSTLEGIKTQTETEGQLAELSREGSAVLAHRCLALLQKTQKMDVDPFGVGRKLDWRYPMEFTAFKHWHQEYPKVHMSVHVDLRIDKMGDIK; from the coding sequence ATGATGACGTTTAGAAAAGTCCCTGGCTCTTGGAAAAAAGTATTGCTTCTGCTTCTTTTGGGAATTAGTCTGACAGGATGCTGGGACAACCGGCCTGTCGATTCGCGGGCGTTAGTGTTCACACTGGGATTGGAGCCCAGTTCCAACCCCGAGGAATTCCGGATGCTCTTTCAGTTTCCCACGCCTCCTGCCATGGCCAAATATTCCAAGGGTTCTGGCGGCAGTTCGCAAACCCCTCCCGTAGCCGATGTGGTAGGTCAGGGCAAAAGCGTTGCCCAATGCTTTAATGCAGCGCAATCCCAAGTATCTCGGGACTTATACCTGGGGCAAATCCAACTCATTGCCATTTCCACCCATCTTAGCGCTCCCTTATTAACACGGGCTCTTGAATCCTTGGAACGTATCGGCACATTAGACAAAACACCCTTTTTGTTTGTGACTTCCCAACCACTGGAAAAAGTCGCATCGGTGGATACCGATCAAGAAGACTTTCCGACGTTGTACTATACGACGCTATTTTCCTGTCAACGGTGTCAAACTGATGCCTTAGGGGTTCGCTTATGGCAATTTGCCGCCAATGCAGCCACACCCGGGATCGATCCCTCTCTGCCTCAAGTTACCGTAGATGCAAAAACCAAACAAATTGATGTCGATCGCATAGCGCTATACCAGCATCTGCGTTATGTGGGAACGTTAGACGCCAACCAAACCATGACTTTTGGATTATTAAAGGGAGAAGCACATAAAGTCAGCTTGTTTCTTCCCCGGCAACAAGCCACATTAAGAGCTATCCATGGTCCAAGCCATCTCACCGTCAAAGAACGCAACGGCATTGTCTATGCATCGTTTTACCTGAAATTGTATAGCACCTTAGAAGGCATTAAAACCCAAACCGAGACGGAAGGGCAGCTCGCCGAATTATCTCGTGAAGGCTCGGCTGTTCTCGCGCACCGTTGCCTGGCCTTGTTGCAAAAAACACAAAAAATGGATGTCGATCCGTTTGGCGTTGGACGGAAGCTTGACTGGCGTTATCCCATGGAATTTACCGCTTTTAAACACTGGCATCAAGAATATCCTAAAGTCCATATGAGCGTCCATGTCGATTTGAGAATCGATAAGATGGGAGACATCAAATAA
- a CDS encoding GerAB/ArcD/ProY family transporter gives MDFGKSQRLPRISGLQFGTVVTAGYMAMGIFYFPREMVTAAGRDAIWSFWLEGLVTYFLMRLTFAMNRLVPNETLGEFAPKIVSTPIGLLIGLYTVVYHLALAIVAAVLFGYVLSNIFLPDTPVWGVTGALVLASLYIASLGISSLARTLQSGYIPMVLLTILTLVLAMGVIRHPVLLEPPVNIQVIPILQGAYREYFLFIGFEVSVTLYPFIRNEERRKGERFAYLGLLLMVFIGTIMYEATMATFGPAFIPIMRWPVVSLMRILAVNGFFISKWGMLVVVLWTIAVVAFIAIRLWCLAHDMAAMIHWHSRYSYPTFLLIGAIIIFVFSIWIPNAKITDYITQTFLLPLGFLYLLGIPLLILTVAHFRKPTVRKLRQKTEPEPPTPG, from the coding sequence ATGGATTTCGGAAAAAGTCAGCGCCTGCCTCGAATTTCGGGTTTGCAGTTTGGAACCGTCGTCACCGCAGGATACATGGCGATGGGAATTTTTTACTTTCCCCGGGAAATGGTTACCGCCGCAGGACGTGATGCCATTTGGTCTTTTTGGCTCGAAGGTTTGGTGACCTACTTTCTTATGCGGTTAACCTTTGCCATGAACCGGCTGGTTCCGAATGAGACCTTGGGCGAATTTGCCCCCAAAATTGTTTCGACACCCATCGGTCTTTTAATCGGGCTTTACACGGTCGTCTATCATCTAGCGCTCGCTATCGTTGCAGCCGTTTTATTTGGCTATGTCCTCAGCAATATTTTTCTCCCCGATACCCCAGTATGGGGTGTAACCGGAGCACTCGTTCTTGCTAGCTTGTATATTGCGTCTTTGGGCATTTCTTCGCTCGCTAGAACCCTGCAGTCCGGTTATATTCCTATGGTGCTTTTGACCATCCTCACCTTAGTGCTGGCTATGGGAGTCATCCGTCATCCTGTCCTGTTGGAACCGCCTGTCAACATTCAAGTCATTCCTATCTTGCAAGGGGCATACCGGGAATATTTTCTCTTCATTGGATTTGAAGTCAGCGTCACCCTCTATCCGTTTATTCGTAATGAAGAACGGCGTAAGGGCGAGCGCTTTGCATATCTTGGGCTGTTACTGATGGTATTCATTGGCACCATAATGTATGAGGCCACCATGGCGACTTTTGGTCCCGCGTTTATTCCGATTATGCGCTGGCCTGTCGTCAGCCTCATGCGCATTCTGGCTGTGAATGGCTTCTTCATAAGCAAATGGGGCATGTTAGTCGTGGTGTTATGGACTATTGCCGTGGTCGCCTTTATCGCTATCCGCCTGTGGTGCTTGGCTCATGATATGGCAGCAATGATTCACTGGCATTCGCGGTATAGTTATCCGACATTTTTACTGATCGGTGCCATTATTATCTTTGTTTTTTCCATCTGGATTCCCAACGCCAAAATCACCGATTATATTACGCAAACCTTTTTACTACCCCTAGGCTTCTTGTATTTGCTTGGTATTCCTTTATTAATTTTGACCGTCGCTCATTTTCGCAAACCCACTGTGAGGAAATTACGGCAGAAAACCGAGCCAGAACCGCCCACACCCGGCTAA
- a CDS encoding sensor histidine kinase, whose amino-acid sequence MPHTFHILPHIQVTNDFLVGKEVLDRLPLPILFVAPSRHIVWRNRYASWFSANRKTVRALLRQVVEKEEYQRLDPVVLSSGVNVTVESQPVRNLTGTVEGYLLWVSDNLSGLAGDFLQTGIAIAQDGQFVLVNYHARLLLGENIVGQRWNSVAWLPPWHVVIRRGQQSFFALTQEGFEIRIHTHYPWVIFEAVPQRLIEQDKISVQFASAMMHEVRNPLAALSGYVELALMQVGEGPAKEYLSRAMGEIDRLSRLTSDLMWLSRSQEIQKQWCLVSTLVDKAWSVIRTTTSETLQLQTRFSPEDRIYVDPDRFEQILINVFKNAAEAMPEGGRITVFVEQDDTWQYIRIHDNGPGIPDEVMRTLFLERRTTKQDGHGLGLFIIKQLVDAHHGRLDISSSRQDGTTVSIILPYPEPN is encoded by the coding sequence GTGCCTCATACGTTTCATATTTTGCCCCATATCCAGGTTACTAATGACTTTCTTGTGGGCAAAGAGGTTCTGGATCGTCTTCCGTTACCCATCTTGTTTGTGGCGCCAAGCCGTCACATTGTTTGGCGAAACCGTTATGCCAGCTGGTTTTCAGCCAATCGCAAAACCGTACGGGCTTTACTTCGTCAGGTTGTCGAAAAAGAAGAATACCAACGGCTCGATCCCGTCGTTTTGTCTTCTGGTGTGAACGTGACGGTGGAGAGCCAACCCGTTCGCAACCTCACGGGCACTGTGGAAGGCTATCTGTTATGGGTATCCGATAATCTTTCGGGCTTGGCAGGGGATTTTTTACAAACAGGGATTGCCATCGCCCAGGACGGACAATTTGTTTTGGTGAATTACCATGCGCGCCTGCTTCTAGGTGAGAACATTGTGGGACAACGCTGGAATTCGGTGGCATGGTTGCCTCCTTGGCACGTGGTGATCCGTAGAGGTCAGCAGTCCTTTTTTGCCTTGACTCAAGAGGGTTTTGAGATTCGCATTCACACTCATTACCCTTGGGTGATTTTTGAGGCGGTTCCGCAGCGGCTTATTGAGCAAGATAAAATCTCTGTGCAGTTTGCCTCGGCCATGATGCATGAGGTGCGTAATCCCCTGGCAGCGCTAAGCGGTTATGTGGAATTGGCGCTGATGCAGGTTGGCGAAGGACCCGCGAAGGAATATTTATCGCGTGCCATGGGAGAGATTGATCGTCTGTCCCGCTTAACGTCCGATCTCATGTGGCTGTCTAGAAGCCAGGAAATCCAAAAACAGTGGTGTTTAGTGAGCACGCTAGTCGATAAGGCATGGTCCGTTATTCGCACAACCACATCTGAGACGTTGCAGCTCCAAACGCGGTTTTCCCCTGAAGACCGCATTTATGTGGATCCGGACCGTTTTGAACAGATATTGATCAATGTCTTCAAAAATGCTGCCGAAGCGATGCCAGAGGGTGGCCGGATTACCGTTTTTGTCGAACAAGATGACACCTGGCAATATATCAGGATTCATGACAATGGTCCGGGAATTCCCGATGAGGTTATGCGCACCTTATTTTTAGAACGGCGTACAACCAAGCAAGATGGACACGGACTAGGACTTTTTATCATAAAACAACTGGTGGATGCGCATCATGGTCGTCTTGATATTTCATCCAGTCGCCAAGACGGTACCACTGTGAGCATTATTTTGCCATATCCTGAACCCAATTGA
- a CDS encoding ABC transporter permease yields the protein MADNGENRGGFHYADILVGAVIIAILSLILAWATHAHHYRPETGGISLAYAKLPLYALYSWLRMFFAYLLSIIFTFVYAYQAAYNKRAEKILIPLLDILQSIPVLSFLPVVLLAFIALFPGSRLGVNLASILLIFTGQVWNMVFAFYHGLITIPRDLRESALSLNLSPWQRFRTLELPYAMVGLVWNSMMSWAGGWFFLMAAEMFSLGNRNYQLQGLGSYLQTAANQGNWNKEIWGLVVLIAVIVAMDQLVWRPLLAWSDKFKMELVEGAVKPRSAVLMILRRSILLEWLGQKVFAPLTEWTDRLFSRTLPKITHKQPVESIMGLFRSLLLAFSLIALFSALEGAFHLMAHWTWSQVLMVLLAVGATLFRVMMSLLISVLWTVPVGVFIGSHPKWAQALTPITQIAASVPATALFPGLVALLIGLHGGLQTASILLMVLGTQWYILFNVIAGASAIPEDLREATVMFRLKGWQAWKTLILPAIYPYLITGLITASGGAWNASIVAEYVSFHNRTYTTFGVGSLIAETSQKGQFSLLLLATGTLALTVVLINRLIWRPLYNRASERYSLS from the coding sequence ATGGCTGATAATGGAGAAAATCGGGGCGGCTTTCATTACGCGGATATTCTGGTTGGAGCCGTCATCATCGCAATTCTTTCCCTCATACTCGCTTGGGCCACCCATGCCCATCATTACCGTCCCGAAACTGGTGGGATCTCACTCGCGTATGCAAAACTTCCTCTCTATGCCTTATATTCGTGGTTGCGCATGTTCTTTGCCTATCTTCTCTCTATTATATTTACATTTGTTTATGCTTATCAGGCGGCCTATAACAAACGCGCAGAAAAAATTTTGATTCCCTTATTAGACATATTACAGTCCATACCCGTATTATCGTTTCTTCCGGTAGTCCTATTAGCGTTTATCGCCTTATTTCCGGGTTCCCGGCTGGGAGTCAATTTGGCCTCGATTTTGCTGATTTTCACCGGACAAGTCTGGAATATGGTCTTCGCTTTTTATCATGGGCTCATTACCATTCCCCGCGATTTGAGAGAATCAGCGCTATCTTTGAACCTGTCTCCCTGGCAACGCTTTCGCACCCTAGAACTTCCCTATGCCATGGTGGGACTGGTATGGAATTCCATGATGTCATGGGCCGGCGGTTGGTTCTTTTTGATGGCTGCCGAAATGTTTTCGCTGGGTAATCGCAACTACCAATTACAAGGATTAGGCTCATACCTGCAAACAGCAGCCAACCAGGGAAATTGGAACAAGGAAATCTGGGGACTGGTTGTATTGATTGCCGTCATTGTGGCCATGGATCAATTGGTCTGGCGTCCCTTATTAGCCTGGTCGGACAAGTTTAAAATGGAACTGGTTGAAGGAGCGGTCAAACCCCGTTCTGCCGTGTTGATGATACTCCGGCGCTCGATTTTATTGGAATGGTTGGGCCAAAAAGTGTTTGCACCCTTGACGGAATGGACCGACCGCCTTTTTAGCCGAACGCTTCCAAAGATCACCCACAAACAACCGGTGGAAAGTATCATGGGTCTTTTTCGCTCATTACTTCTGGCCTTTTCGTTGATTGCCCTATTCAGCGCCTTAGAAGGGGCCTTTCACCTCATGGCGCACTGGACATGGTCACAAGTCCTAATGGTTTTATTAGCGGTAGGAGCCACCCTCTTTCGGGTTATGATGTCCTTACTCATCTCGGTGTTATGGACGGTCCCTGTCGGCGTGTTCATTGGTTCTCATCCCAAATGGGCACAGGCACTAACACCGATTACCCAAATTGCCGCCTCTGTTCCCGCCACCGCGTTGTTTCCAGGGCTGGTTGCCTTATTAATCGGGCTTCATGGCGGTCTTCAAACGGCCTCCATTCTCCTGATGGTGCTAGGGACTCAGTGGTATATTTTGTTTAATGTCATTGCGGGCGCATCGGCTATTCCCGAAGATTTACGTGAGGCCACTGTGATGTTCCGGTTAAAAGGCTGGCAAGCATGGAAAACATTAATTCTGCCTGCCATCTATCCCTATTTAATTACTGGACTCATTACGGCTTCCGGTGGAGCCTGGAATGCGAGTATTGTGGCCGAATATGTGAGCTTTCACAATCGTACCTACACGACCTTTGGTGTCGGTTCGTTAATTGCTGAAACCTCCCAAAAAGGCCAGTTTTCGCTGCTTTTGCTGGCTACAGGAACCCTCGCATTAACCGTGGTCCTGATTAATCGATTAATTTGGCGGCCATTATATAACCGAGCTTCGGAACGCTATTCCTTGTCATAA
- a CDS encoding nitrate/sulfonate/bicarbonate ABC transporter ATP-binding protein — MNHAPHIEKNSLIRLLGVTKMYEQPDKYDILVLDDITLDIYPGEFVALLGPSGSGKSTLLRIITGLSRPSFGTVLYRGRPVTGPNPKAAMVFQSFALYPWLTILQNVELGLVAKGENLKERRDKSLKLLDLIGLNGYEDAFPKELSGGMRQRVGFARALAVDPELLCMDEPFSALDFLTAENLRSELLDLWLESKIPTKAILMVTHGIEEAVFMADRIVILSKNPARIIADLPVPLPYPRNRKSLEFIDLVDYVYKVVTGRDDDKRSDKESDNPSAQAVLTDRATLQPIPYGHLSMLSGLLELVADRGGQDDLYHLGSELFLEVDDLLPVTETAELFHLADVKEGDLTLTDLGRQFVEADVNERKRIIREQLRDVPLFRLIDRVLRSKANHAMPKEFFNDILEEHFSVDEAERQLMTAINWGRFADLFHYDTDTELLYLAQDQQEQDNNGTVPLQEK, encoded by the coding sequence ATGAATCATGCACCCCATATCGAAAAAAACAGCCTGATTCGTCTCTTAGGCGTGACCAAGATGTATGAGCAACCCGATAAATACGATATTCTGGTGCTCGACGACATTACCTTGGATATCTATCCCGGGGAATTTGTCGCCCTCTTAGGACCGTCGGGATCGGGAAAATCCACATTACTCCGCATTATCACCGGGCTCTCCCGTCCGTCCTTTGGCACGGTTTTATACCGGGGACGACCTGTCACCGGTCCCAATCCCAAAGCCGCCATGGTATTCCAGTCTTTTGCCCTATACCCGTGGTTGACGATTTTACAAAATGTCGAACTTGGTCTGGTCGCTAAAGGGGAAAATTTAAAGGAACGGCGGGACAAATCCCTAAAACTCCTCGATTTAATTGGGCTTAACGGATACGAGGATGCCTTTCCCAAGGAACTTTCAGGGGGAATGCGCCAACGTGTGGGATTTGCCCGGGCCCTCGCCGTCGACCCGGAACTTTTGTGTATGGATGAGCCTTTTTCAGCTCTCGATTTTTTGACGGCAGAAAATCTCCGCTCGGAGCTTCTGGATTTATGGTTGGAATCGAAAATTCCGACAAAAGCCATTTTGATGGTCACTCACGGAATCGAAGAAGCGGTGTTTATGGCCGACCGGATTGTGATTTTATCAAAAAATCCCGCACGAATTATTGCGGATTTGCCGGTCCCTCTGCCCTATCCCCGCAACCGCAAATCCCTAGAGTTCATCGATCTCGTGGACTATGTCTATAAAGTCGTAACGGGACGAGATGATGACAAACGCTCCGATAAAGAATCTGACAATCCAAGCGCCCAAGCCGTCTTGACAGACCGCGCCACCTTGCAACCGATTCCCTATGGTCACTTGTCGATGTTAAGCGGCTTGTTAGAATTAGTGGCCGACCGCGGCGGGCAAGACGATTTATATCATTTGGGCTCAGAACTGTTTTTAGAAGTTGATGATTTGTTGCCCGTCACCGAAACCGCAGAACTCTTTCATCTCGCCGATGTCAAAGAAGGAGACCTAACCTTAACCGATTTGGGCCGCCAATTTGTTGAGGCTGATGTCAATGAGCGTAAGCGGATCATTCGCGAGCAATTACGTGATGTTCCACTTTTTCGGCTTATTGACCGCGTTTTGCGCAGTAAAGCTAATCACGCCATGCCGAAAGAATTTTTCAATGACATTCTTGAAGAACATTTTTCCGTAGACGAAGCCGAGCGTCAGCTGATGACGGCCATTAACTGGGGACGTTTTGCCGATTTATTCCATTATGATACCGATACCGAACTCTTATATCTAGCACAAGACCAGCAAGAACAAGATAATAATGGCACAGTTCCGTTACAAGAAAAGTGA
- a CDS encoding Hsp20/alpha crystallin family protein has translation MLMRWDPTDIQHFRNDMSRVWNRMRDDWNLDDTKPRTHLHQIENGYMAEFELPGVDPDLVNIEVDEESISVKGTFPASPLEQDKREGEEFQAVVGFPTEIDPESAEAEYKYGLLRVKVYKATGRRKKISISNAAH, from the coding sequence ATGCTCATGCGCTGGGATCCTACTGATATCCAGCACTTCCGCAATGATATGTCCCGCGTCTGGAACCGGATGCGTGACGATTGGAATCTTGATGACACTAAACCGCGCACCCATTTACATCAAATCGAAAATGGGTACATGGCGGAATTTGAATTACCGGGGGTCGACCCGGATTTGGTCAATATCGAAGTCGACGAGGAATCCATTAGTGTTAAGGGAACATTTCCTGCCTCGCCCTTGGAACAAGATAAACGCGAGGGAGAGGAATTTCAAGCCGTGGTGGGTTTTCCCACCGAAATTGATCCTGAATCCGCAGAGGCCGAGTATAAATACGGCTTACTCCGGGTCAAAGTCTATAAGGCCACCGGCCGCCGTAAGAAAATCAGTATTAGCAACGCTGCGCACTAA